One region of Corvus moneduloides isolate bCorMon1 chromosome 15, bCorMon1.pri, whole genome shotgun sequence genomic DNA includes:
- the EGR1 gene encoding LOW QUALITY PROTEIN: early growth response protein 1 (The sequence of the model RefSeq protein was modified relative to this genomic sequence to represent the inferred CDS: inserted 6 bases in 5 codons; deleted 9 bases in 9 codons), with protein sequence MAAAKAEMQLLPPLQISDPFGTFPHSPPAMDHHYPKLEEMMLLSGGGPQFLAPPGAPESAGFGAAGSPDEQHFEHLAADTFPEISLNSEKTLPETNYPTQTTRLPPITYTGRFSLEPAPNSSNPLWPEPLFGLVSGLVGMANAPPTSTXPTSSSPSSSSSQSSPLSCSVQASENNPIYSAAPTFPNPSSDIFPESQTQSFPNPSGAPIQYPPPAYPTAKTNFQVPMIPDYLFPQQQGELSLXSADQKPFPALETRAQQPSLTPLSTIKAFATQTGSQELKTLNTNYQSQLIKPSRMRKYPNRPSKTPPHERPYACPVESCDRRFSRSDELTRHIRIHTGQKPFQCRLCMRNFSRSDHLTTHIRTHTGXKPFACDICGRKFARXDERKRHTKIHLRQKDKKAEKXQAPVSTASSIPAYSSSVTTSYPSSIATTYPSPVRTAYSSPAPSSYPSPAHTHIPSPSIATTYPSGTATFQTQVATSFSSPGVANNFSSQVTSALFRHECGLSPRTIEIC encoded by the exons ATGGCCGCGGCCAAGGCAGAgatgcagctcctg ccccCGCTGCAGATCTCCGACCCCTTTGGCACCTTCCCGCACTCGCCCCCCGCCATGGACCAC CACTATCCCAAGCTGGAGGAGATGATGCTGCTCAGCGGCGGGGGCCCGCAGTTCCTTGCCCCGCCCGGGGCACCCGAGAGTGCGGGCTTCGGCGCTGCGGGGAGCCCGGATGAGCAGCACTTCGAGCACCTCGCGGCAG ACACTTTTCCCGAAATCTCCCTGAACAGCGAGAAAACCCTGCCAGAAACCAACTAT CCAACCCAAACGACGCGACTGCCACCGATAACGTACACGGGGCGCTTCTCCTTAGAGCCGGCCCCCAACAGCAGCAACCCCTTATGGCCAGAGCCCCTCTTC GGCCTCGTCAGTGGGCTGGTGGGCATGGCTAATGCACCTCCCACCTCTAC CCCTACTTCATCAtcaccatcctcctcctcctcgcagAGCTCCCCTCTGAGCTGTTCTGTCCAAGCCAGCGAGAACAATCCAATTTATTCAGCTGCACCAACGTTTCCCAAT CCCAGCTCTGACATTTTCCCTGAATCCCAGACCCAGTCCTTCCCCAACCCCTCTGGAGCCCCCATCCAGTATCCACCTCCAGCTTATCCGACTGCTAAAACCAACTTTCAGGTGCCAATGATCCCG GATTACCTGTTCCCTCAGCAGCAGGGTGAGCTCAGTC GTTCAGCTGATCAGAAGCCCTTCCCGGCCCTTGAGaccagagcacagcagccttCTCTC ACACCACTGTCCACTATTAAGGCATTTGCTACTCAGACTGGCTCCCAAGAGTTGAAGACCCTCAACACTAATTATCAGTCCCAGCTGATCAAGCCCAGCAGGATGAGGAAATACCCAAACCGTCCCAGCAAGACC CCTCCTCATGAGCGACCCTATGCCTGCCCAGTGGAGTCCTGTGACCGGAGGTTTTCACGATCTGATGAGCTAACGCGGCACATACGCATCCACACGGGACAGAAACCTTTCCAGTGCCGC CTTTGCATGCGGAACTTCAGCAGGAGTGACCACCTGACTACGCACATCCGCACGCACACAG AGAAGCCATTTGCCTGTGACATTTGTGGCAGAAAGTTTGCCA ATGATGAGAGGAAGAGGCACACTAAAATCCACCTTAGGCAGAAGGACAAGAAAGCGGAAA GGCAGGCTCCAGTCTCAACTGCTTCCTCAATTCCTGCCTATTCATCCTCTGTGACTACATCCTACCCTTCCTCCATCGCCACCACTTACCCCTCCCCAGTGCGCACAGCATAttcttctcctgctccctcttcctATCCCTCCCCTGCACACACCCACATCCCATCCCCTTCTATAGCAACCACTTACCCCTCTGGCACTGCCACTTTTCAGACCCAAGTGGCCACTTCCTTCTCATCTCCAGGAGTCGCCAACAATTTCAGCTCACAGGTGACCTCAGCACTCTTCAGACATGAATGCGGCCTTTCTCCAAGGACAATTGAGATCTGCTGA